One window of the Pseudomonas lurida genome contains the following:
- a CDS encoding response regulator transcription factor, translating to MNSHLFPHIGKVIASTGSRHFPRMLHDLILTQLAVDATHITQLQVSADGQTRRKISPVYTDSVATLGEAQPAAQLHLTRRRDDVRYVLSVYRSHQSDSFSPQERSMLQDFSTLLLPMVEKHIAAIQPCRQDSAPMTPENQGIETLRRRIEERLVQSGLTLSNRELEVCVGLLAGRTAPELAEQLALKVNTIESYLKRAAIKLGISGRHSLLRWMYATEDTTGL from the coding sequence ATGAACTCACACCTGTTCCCACATATAGGCAAGGTCATCGCCAGCACCGGCAGTCGCCATTTCCCACGCATGCTGCATGACCTCATCCTGACCCAACTGGCAGTGGACGCCACCCATATCACGCAATTGCAAGTGAGTGCCGACGGGCAGACCCGGCGCAAGATCAGCCCGGTCTATACCGATTCGGTCGCGACCCTGGGCGAAGCACAACCCGCCGCACAATTGCACCTTACCCGCCGCAGGGACGACGTGCGCTACGTACTGTCGGTGTATCGCTCACACCAGTCCGACAGTTTCTCGCCACAGGAACGCAGCATGCTGCAGGACTTCTCGACCTTGCTGCTGCCCATGGTCGAAAAGCACATCGCCGCGATCCAGCCTTGTCGCCAGGACAGCGCGCCGATGACACCGGAGAACCAGGGCATCGAAACCCTGCGCCGGCGCATTGAAGAACGGTTGGTGCAGTCGGGGCTGACCCTGTCCAACCGTGAACTTGAGGTGTGCGTGGGCTTGCTGGCCGGGCGTACCGCACCGGAGTTGGCAGAGCAGTTGGCGTTGAAGGTCAACACCATCGAGAGCTACCTCAAGCGTGCGGCGATCAAGCTGGGGATCAGTGGACGGCATTCCTTGCTGCGGTGGATGTATGCCACCGAGGACACCACGGGACTGTAA
- a CDS encoding methionine gamma-lyase: MNNKHQAFGFSTRAIHHGYDPKDHHGALVPPIYLSATFAFPTAEYGAACFAGEASGHFYTRISNPTLALLESRMATLENGEAAVAFSSGMGAIAATFWTLLRPGDEVIVSQTLYGCTFALLHHGIGEFGIKVRHVDLTDLAALRAALCPATRMIYCETPANPNLQLVDIAAVAAIAHQQPNVTVVVDNTYCTPYLQRPLDLGADVVVHSATKYLSGHGDITAGIAVSNQALAQRIRLQGLKDLTGAVMSPQDASLLMRGLKTLALRMDRHCSNAQAVAEALQAHPAVERVTYPGLRSFPQYELATRQMKMPGGMIAFELKGGIETGRRFMNALKLFTRAVSLGDAESLAQHPASMTHSTYTPEERARHGISEGLVRLSVGLEDVADLLADVQQALAQCTRAVQRPSKLVSF, translated from the coding sequence ATGAACAATAAACACCAAGCATTCGGCTTTTCCACCCGCGCCATCCACCACGGCTATGACCCCAAGGACCATCACGGCGCGCTCGTTCCGCCGATCTACCTGTCCGCCACCTTCGCCTTCCCCACCGCCGAATACGGCGCGGCGTGTTTTGCCGGCGAAGCCAGCGGACACTTCTATACGCGCATCTCCAACCCGACCTTGGCGCTGCTCGAATCGCGCATGGCGACCCTGGAAAACGGTGAGGCGGCGGTGGCATTCAGCTCCGGCATGGGGGCGATTGCCGCAACGTTCTGGACCCTGCTGCGCCCCGGGGATGAGGTGATTGTCAGCCAGACCCTGTATGGCTGCACCTTTGCCCTGCTGCACCATGGCATCGGCGAATTCGGTATCAAGGTACGCCACGTCGACCTCACGGACCTGGCAGCCCTGCGAGCGGCGCTCTGTCCCGCCACCCGCATGATCTATTGCGAAACCCCGGCCAATCCCAACCTGCAACTGGTGGATATCGCCGCCGTGGCGGCCATCGCCCACCAGCAGCCCAACGTCACCGTGGTGGTCGACAACACCTACTGCACCCCGTACCTGCAACGCCCCCTCGACCTCGGCGCCGATGTGGTAGTGCATTCGGCCACCAAGTACCTCAGCGGCCACGGTGACATCACCGCGGGCATCGCCGTGAGCAACCAGGCCCTGGCCCAGCGTATCCGCCTGCAAGGCCTCAAGGACCTGACTGGCGCCGTGATGTCGCCACAGGACGCCTCACTGTTAATGCGCGGCCTTAAGACCCTGGCCCTGCGCATGGACCGCCATTGCAGCAACGCGCAGGCCGTGGCCGAAGCCTTGCAGGCGCACCCGGCAGTCGAGCGGGTGACTTACCCTGGGCTGCGCTCTTTCCCGCAATACGAACTGGCGACACGGCAGATGAAAATGCCGGGCGGCATGATTGCCTTCGAACTCAAGGGAGGGATCGAAACCGGCCGGCGCTTCATGAACGCACTCAAGCTGTTCACGCGTGCGGTCAGCCTGGGGGATGCCGAGTCACTGGCCCAGCACCCGGCGAGCATGACCCACTCCACGTACACCCCCGAGGAGCGCGCGCGGCACGGGATCAGCGAGGGCCTGGTGCGTTTGTCGGTGGGGCTGGAGGACGTTGCCGACCTGCTGGCGGACGTCCAACAGGCACTGGCCCAGTGCACGCGCGCGGTGCAGCGCCCGTCCAAGCTTGTGAGTTTTTAA
- a CDS encoding Lrp/AsnC family transcriptional regulator, with amino-acid sequence MPIILDRTDKALLNALQANARLTVAELADRVSLTTSPCWRRVRNLEESGVISGYQAILSPKALGYGVTAFVSIMMESHTQDIARAFEQRLLEIPEVVACHNVSGRYDFLLEVVAKDLESFGEFAREVLQTLPCVKEIYSSFSYKSVRPLRVIPLPG; translated from the coding sequence ATGCCCATCATCCTGGATCGTACCGACAAAGCCCTTTTAAACGCGTTGCAAGCCAATGCCCGTCTGACGGTGGCCGAACTGGCCGATCGCGTCTCCCTGACCACCTCACCGTGCTGGCGTCGGGTGCGCAACCTCGAAGAGAGCGGCGTCATCAGCGGTTACCAGGCGATCCTCTCGCCCAAGGCCCTGGGGTATGGGGTGACCGCGTTTGTCAGCATCATGATGGAGAGCCACACCCAGGACATTGCCCGGGCCTTCGAACAGCGCCTGCTGGAGATACCGGAAGTGGTGGCGTGCCATAACGTCTCGGGGCGCTATGACTTTTTGCTGGAAGTGGTGGCGAAGGACCTGGAATCGTTTGGCGAGTTTGCGCGCGAGGTGCTGCAGACGCTGCCTTGCGTCAAGGAGATCTATTCGAGTTTTTCCTACAAGTCAGTGCGGCCATTGCGTGTGATTCCCTTGCCCGGTTGA
- a CDS encoding carboxymuconolactone decarboxylase family protein gives MHTRTDFYTASPDAMKAMLALEAAVGKLSIELPLLELVRLRVSQINGCAFCLDMHTADARKGGETERRLYTVSAWRETPFFTPRERAALAWAESLTLLSQTHAPDEDFNALAAEFSPQEQVDLSVAIATINSWNRLAVGFRKMPK, from the coding sequence ATGCACACCCGTACCGATTTCTACACCGCCTCCCCAGACGCCATGAAAGCCATGCTCGCCCTCGAAGCCGCGGTCGGCAAACTGTCTATCGAACTGCCGCTGCTGGAGTTGGTGCGCCTGCGCGTTTCGCAGATCAACGGCTGCGCTTTCTGCCTCGACATGCATACCGCCGATGCACGCAAGGGGGGCGAGACCGAGCGCCGCTTGTACACCGTGTCGGCCTGGCGTGAAACGCCGTTTTTCACCCCGCGTGAGCGCGCCGCCCTGGCGTGGGCCGAAAGCCTGACCCTGCTCAGCCAGACCCACGCTCCAGATGAGGACTTCAACGCACTGGCGGCCGAGTTCAGCCCTCAGGAGCAGGTTGACCTCAGCGTGGCAATCGCCACCATCAACAGCTGGAACCGCCTCGCCGTGGGTTTCCGCAAGATGCCTAAATAA
- a CDS encoding AraC family transcriptional regulator — MAWLAADASFDPDSYQAPVIGIAALLGDHDSGLHHHRRGQLLFTQQGCTRITLDNQLCLLPPTRAAWIPCGVHHRAVMSKAVDYRSVYLSPAVAAQLPNQVRVIEVSVLLRAVLEPMAMAPFETDWHTGRYAQLLALCLEEIQGAAEQPMLLPLPRDKRLAPLLANLDRLPPTLQDLEKQIGASAKTIGRIFLRETGLGYQQWRQQWRLMRVIELLATGRNLGYCAFELGFASDSALIAFFKGMTGTTPRGYFKAG, encoded by the coding sequence ATGGCTTGGCTCGCCGCCGACGCATCGTTCGACCCGGACAGCTACCAGGCGCCCGTCATTGGCATCGCCGCCCTGCTCGGCGACCACGACTCCGGCCTGCACCACCACCGCCGCGGTCAACTGTTGTTTACCCAGCAGGGCTGCACCCGCATTACCCTGGACAATCAACTGTGCCTGTTGCCGCCGACCCGCGCGGCGTGGATACCGTGCGGCGTGCATCACCGCGCGGTGATGAGCAAGGCCGTCGATTATCGCTCGGTGTACCTTAGCCCGGCCGTCGCAGCCCAATTGCCGAACCAGGTGCGGGTGATCGAAGTGAGCGTTTTACTGCGGGCGGTGCTGGAACCGATGGCCATGGCGCCCTTCGAGACCGATTGGCACACCGGCCGATACGCGCAGTTGCTGGCATTGTGCCTGGAAGAAATACAGGGTGCGGCCGAGCAACCGATGCTCCTGCCCTTGCCACGGGACAAGCGCTTGGCGCCATTGCTGGCCAACCTGGATCGATTGCCGCCCACGCTGCAGGACCTGGAAAAGCAGATCGGCGCCAGTGCCAAGACCATCGGCCGGATCTTCCTGCGGGAAACCGGCCTTGGGTATCAGCAATGGCGCCAGCAGTGGCGGTTGATGCGTGTCATCGAGCTGCTCGCCACTGGGCGCAACCTCGGGTACTGCGCCTTTGAACTGGGGTTTGCCAGCGACAGCGCGTTGATCGCCTTCTTCAAGGGCATGACCGGCACCACGCCGCGGGGCTATTTCAAAGCAGGCTGA
- a CDS encoding MFS transporter, producing MTSKNLLVLAVALLMFPQLAQTLYSPALGDIGQAFAVGPERAGQTLSVYFLAFALGVVVWGRLCDRWGRRPVMLAGLGLYVAATLLALSVSTFNSLLLAQAIAAFGAAVGSVATQTLLRDRFHGAQLGQVFSVMGIALAASPALGLFSGATLVQYAGYRGMLVGLLVMAAVLWAACVWALPETRPACLPTSPLGQTVGLMLRDAEVWRSVGLVAAFNIALFGYYSVGPFIFTRLGLSAAEFGYSGVLLALGSGLGAWLNKALLKRGMNGEQLVLAAAGVALLGGLSVLLLQDSWLFVWPMLLVVLAFGMAIPNVLGAALVAYQDRLGTAAAVFGLLYYLVIGAGLTLVAWAQDLGWSLLTCGLAALWLAAPRVFRS from the coding sequence ATGACATCGAAAAACTTGCTGGTGCTGGCCGTGGCGTTGCTGATGTTCCCGCAACTGGCCCAAACCCTCTATAGCCCGGCCCTGGGCGATATCGGCCAGGCCTTCGCGGTCGGGCCTGAACGCGCCGGGCAAACCCTGTCGGTGTACTTCCTGGCGTTTGCGCTGGGCGTGGTGGTATGGGGCCGGTTGTGTGATCGCTGGGGCCGACGCCCGGTGATGTTGGCCGGGCTGGGGTTGTATGTTGCTGCCACGCTGCTGGCCTTGAGTGTGAGCACGTTCAACAGCTTGCTGCTGGCCCAGGCCATTGCGGCCTTCGGTGCGGCGGTCGGTTCGGTCGCTACGCAGACGCTGTTGCGCGACCGCTTCCACGGCGCACAGTTGGGCCAGGTGTTTTCCGTGATGGGCATTGCCCTGGCTGCCAGCCCGGCACTTGGCCTGTTCAGTGGCGCGACCCTGGTGCAGTACGCCGGCTATCGCGGCATGCTCGTGGGCCTGCTGGTGATGGCTGCGGTATTGTGGGCCGCCTGCGTGTGGGCGTTGCCCGAGACGCGGCCGGCGTGCTTGCCGACATCACCCCTGGGGCAAACCGTGGGCCTGATGCTCAGGGACGCCGAGGTCTGGCGCTCCGTCGGCCTGGTGGCGGCGTTCAATATTGCGCTGTTTGGCTACTACAGCGTGGGGCCGTTTATCTTCACGCGGCTGGGGTTGTCTGCTGCCGAATTCGGCTACAGCGGTGTGCTGCTGGCGCTTGGGTCGGGGCTTGGGGCATGGCTGAACAAGGCCTTGCTCAAGCGTGGCATGAATGGCGAGCAGTTGGTGCTGGCCGCTGCCGGGGTGGCGCTGTTGGGCGGTCTTTCAGTGCTGCTGCTGCAGGACAGCTGGTTGTTCGTATGGCCGATGCTGCTGGTGGTGCTGGCGTTCGGCATGGCGATCCCCAACGTGCTGGGGGCGGCGCTGGTGGCTTATCAAGATCGCCTGGGCACCGCCGCAGCGGTATTTGGCTTGCTCTACTATCTGGTGATTGGCGCCGGGCTGACCCTGGTCGCCTGGGCGCAGGACCTTGGCTGGAGCCTTTTGACTTGCGGCCTGGCGGCGCTGTGGCTGGCAGCGCCGCGGGTGTTCAGAAGTTGA
- a CDS encoding TonB-dependent siderophore receptor: MVLRFRPVVTSRFALGLLLSGGIGSSLAAEIELPAVKVQGQDESGYRSETASVGGFDDAPLLDTPASITVINATLIKDQQARLLSEVLRNDASVGDSYAPIGYYENFVVRGFSLNAASSYKINGRTITGEQNVALENKQQVEVLKGLAGLQSGISEPSGVINYVTKRPEDVRSVTVSTDDRGSGYIATDVGGWFGSEQQFGLRANVAHEDLNSYVEHANGQRDFVSLAFDWNISPNAVLQLDAEYQDKQQRSVPGYQLLGGTEVPHGASPKKLLGHQTGSRQVGIDSLNLNGKFEYRFSDQWKGSVSAARSKVVIDDYSSFAWGCYGSASCSSSSVPNYFSPEGNYDVYDYRSPDDTRRDDEVQAAMTGLFDTGGIGHELTFGTSALRRVIDKRKSVNEFIGTANIDEDVPSFTPTDKPLNDSHRNLDSRQYGLFVTDRIRFNEQWQTILGGREVRLDEKAFDSGTGSQVRHTQQYVFLPQASLIYQPVETISLYTSYSKGVSLGGTAPWFASNADETLAPTTSRQIEAGVKYDWRRISFAAAVFQTRQAYQYAKPDGAGFTYVQQGEQKNTGLELSANGWATERLQIATSVAAIRARVTGSGTPDYEGHQAINVPTLRASVYADYALPWVNGLAVLGGVQYSAKKYANRTGNVEVGDYAVVNVGSRYTTQVDGYETVFRLSVDNLFDKRYWRDAGEYMGDDYLFQGAPLTARLSASVNF, translated from the coding sequence ATGGTTTTGCGTTTTCGTCCCGTCGTCACCTCACGTTTCGCCCTCGGCCTGCTGCTCAGCGGTGGCATCGGCAGCAGCCTGGCGGCTGAAATCGAACTGCCGGCGGTCAAGGTCCAGGGCCAGGATGAGTCCGGCTACCGCAGTGAAACCGCCTCGGTGGGCGGTTTCGATGACGCGCCGCTGCTGGACACCCCGGCCTCGATCACCGTGATCAACGCCACCCTGATCAAGGACCAGCAGGCGCGCCTGCTCAGTGAAGTGCTGCGCAACGACGCCTCGGTGGGCGACAGCTATGCCCCTATCGGCTACTACGAAAACTTCGTGGTGCGCGGTTTTTCGCTGAATGCCGCGAGCAGCTACAAGATCAATGGGCGCACCATCACTGGCGAGCAAAATGTCGCGCTGGAAAACAAGCAGCAGGTGGAAGTGCTCAAGGGCCTGGCGGGCCTGCAGAGCGGGATCTCCGAGCCGAGCGGCGTGATCAACTACGTCACCAAGCGCCCGGAAGATGTGCGCTCGGTGACCGTCTCCACCGACGATCGCGGCAGCGGTTATATCGCCACCGACGTCGGCGGCTGGTTTGGCAGTGAGCAACAGTTCGGCCTGCGCGCCAACGTGGCCCATGAAGACCTCAACTCCTACGTGGAGCACGCCAATGGGCAGCGTGATTTCGTGTCCCTGGCCTTTGACTGGAACATCAGCCCCAACGCCGTCTTGCAACTGGATGCCGAGTACCAGGACAAGCAGCAACGCTCGGTGCCCGGCTACCAGTTGCTGGGCGGCACTGAAGTGCCACACGGTGCGTCGCCGAAAAAGCTGCTGGGGCACCAGACCGGTTCGAGGCAGGTGGGCATTGATTCGCTGAACCTCAACGGCAAGTTCGAATACCGTTTCAGCGACCAGTGGAAAGGCAGCGTGAGCGCGGCGCGCAGCAAGGTGGTGATTGATGACTACAGTTCGTTTGCATGGGGATGCTATGGGTCGGCCAGTTGCAGTTCATCGAGCGTGCCGAATTACTTCAGCCCTGAAGGCAATTACGACGTCTACGACTACCGCAGCCCCGACGATACCCGCCGCGATGACGAAGTGCAGGCGGCCATGACCGGGTTGTTCGACACCGGCGGCATCGGCCATGAATTGACCTTCGGCACCAGTGCCTTGCGCCGCGTGATCGACAAGCGCAAATCGGTGAACGAGTTCATCGGCACCGCCAATATCGATGAAGATGTACCAAGCTTCACCCCCACCGACAAACCACTGAACGACAGTCACCGAAACCTCGACAGCCGCCAATACGGCCTGTTCGTCACGGACCGCATCCGCTTCAACGAGCAATGGCAAACCATCCTCGGCGGGCGCGAAGTGCGCCTGGATGAAAAAGCGTTCGACAGCGGTACGGGGAGTCAGGTACGCCACACCCAGCAATACGTGTTCCTGCCGCAGGCATCGTTGATCTATCAACCCGTCGAGACCATCTCGCTCTACACCAGCTACAGCAAAGGCGTGTCCCTGGGCGGCACTGCGCCGTGGTTCGCGAGCAACGCGGATGAGACCCTGGCGCCCACCACCTCACGGCAAATCGAAGCCGGCGTAAAATACGACTGGCGCCGTATCAGCTTTGCCGCCGCGGTGTTCCAGACCCGCCAGGCCTACCAGTACGCCAAGCCCGATGGCGCAGGCTTCACCTATGTGCAACAGGGCGAGCAAAAGAACACCGGACTGGAATTGTCGGCCAACGGCTGGGCCACCGAGCGCCTGCAAATCGCAACCAGCGTGGCGGCGATTCGCGCGCGGGTCACCGGCAGCGGCACGCCTGACTACGAGGGTCACCAGGCGATCAACGTGCCCACACTGCGCGCCAGTGTCTACGCCGACTATGCCCTGCCCTGGGTCAACGGCCTGGCAGTGCTGGGCGGCGTGCAATACAGCGCCAAGAAGTACGCCAACCGCACCGGCAATGTGGAAGTGGGGGATTACGCGGTGGTGAATGTGGGCAGCCGCTACACCACCCAGGTCGACGGCTATGAAACGGTCTTTCGCCTGAGCGTCGACAACCTGTTCGACAAGCGCTACTGGCGCGACGCGGGCGAGTACATGGGCGATGACTACCTGTTCCAGGGCGCGCCGCTGACGGCGCGCCTGAGTGCTTCGGTCAACTTCTGA
- a CDS encoding helix-turn-helix domain-containing protein: MTQATALRVQAFTTGDVAAQCSATPGWVQQYQQMSPGHFAGQIRYLDLQGVEVYEECMNTRVEQHFNAPPGSLAFCFDGSDNALYMLNGESRNTWITPENYREVAVVFGPQFVQRHGLDVTKLEGLFMAPLTCQQNALFSRWLSGTLTRLSAEIDPASRDALTQQLLDDCLFILDNACVCLDRHSLQRRSEERRLMARIGEWAADAPDETVNLLELARIAGVPLRQLQQGFKTYTGMSPAQWLRLRRLNGARRELLGSPDCTVAEVAMNWSFWHLGRFSHSYRALFKELPSETLKRQP, from the coding sequence ATGACACAGGCTACAGCTTTGCGCGTACAGGCCTTCACCACCGGTGATGTGGCCGCCCAATGCAGTGCAACACCCGGCTGGGTGCAGCAATACCAGCAGATGTCTCCTGGGCATTTTGCCGGGCAGATCCGCTACCTCGACCTGCAAGGCGTGGAGGTGTACGAGGAGTGCATGAACACCCGCGTAGAGCAGCATTTCAATGCCCCGCCAGGCTCGCTGGCGTTCTGTTTCGACGGCAGCGACAACGCGCTGTACATGCTCAATGGCGAAAGCCGCAACACCTGGATCACGCCGGAAAACTACCGTGAAGTGGCGGTGGTGTTCGGGCCGCAGTTCGTGCAGCGCCACGGGCTGGACGTGACAAAACTCGAAGGCTTGTTCATGGCGCCGCTGACGTGCCAGCAGAATGCGCTGTTCAGCCGTTGGTTGAGTGGCACCCTCACGCGCTTGTCCGCCGAGATCGACCCTGCCAGCCGTGACGCCCTCACCCAGCAACTGCTTGACGATTGCCTGTTCATCCTCGACAACGCCTGCGTGTGCCTGGACCGCCACTCCTTGCAGCGGCGCAGCGAAGAACGCCGGCTGATGGCGCGCATTGGCGAATGGGCGGCGGATGCGCCGGACGAGACCGTCAACCTGCTGGAACTGGCGCGGATCGCCGGCGTACCGCTGCGTCAGTTGCAACAGGGGTTCAAGACCTACACCGGCATGAGCCCGGCGCAGTGGTTGCGGTTGCGCCGGTTGAACGGCGCACGACGGGAGTTGTTGGGCTCACCGGATTGCACCGTCGCCGAGGTGGCGATGAATTGGTCGTTCTGGCACCTGGGACGGTTTTCCCATAGCTATCGTGCCCTGTTCAAGGAACTGCCGAGCGAAACCCTCAAGCGCCAGCCCTGA
- a CDS encoding glutamine synthetase family protein codes for MNAPFDQLSAWLKEHKITEVECVISDLTGIARGKIAPTNKFLHERGMRLPESVLLQTVTGDFVDDDIYYDLLDPADIDMICRPVSNATYVVPWAIEPTAIVIHDTFDKQGNPIELSPRNVLKKVLQLYTDKGWQPIVAPEMEFYLTQRCEDPDLPLKTPIGRSGRAETGRQSFSIDAANEFDPLFEDVYDWCEAQGLDLDTLIHEDGPAQMEINFRHGDALDLADQITVFKRTLREAALKHNVAATFMAKPVADEPGSAMHLHQSVVDIATGKPVFVDAQGNKSPLFLNHIGGLQKYIPKLLPMFAPNVNSFRRFLPDTSAPVNVEWGEENRTVGLRVPTSSPEAMRVENRLPGADANPYLAIAASLLCGYLGMVEQIEPSAPVEGRAYERRNLRLPFTLEDALARMEDCDTVKQYLGDKFVRGYVAVKRAEHENFKRVISSWEREFLLLSV; via the coding sequence ATGAACGCCCCCTTCGATCAGCTGTCCGCCTGGCTGAAAGAACACAAGATTACCGAAGTCGAATGCGTGATCAGTGATTTGACTGGCATCGCACGCGGCAAGATTGCGCCCACCAACAAGTTCCTGCATGAGCGAGGCATGCGCCTGCCGGAAAGTGTGTTGCTGCAAACGGTAACCGGGGACTTCGTCGACGACGATATCTACTACGACCTGCTCGACCCGGCTGACATCGACATGATCTGCCGCCCGGTGTCCAACGCCACCTATGTGGTGCCGTGGGCCATCGAGCCTACCGCGATCGTCATCCACGACACCTTCGACAAACAGGGCAACCCCATCGAACTGTCGCCGCGCAACGTGCTGAAGAAAGTCCTGCAACTCTACACCGACAAGGGTTGGCAACCGATCGTCGCGCCGGAAATGGAGTTCTACCTGACCCAGCGCTGCGAAGACCCGGACCTGCCGCTGAAAACCCCGATTGGCCGCTCCGGCCGCGCCGAGACCGGTCGCCAGTCGTTTTCCATCGACGCCGCCAACGAATTCGACCCACTGTTCGAAGACGTCTACGACTGGTGCGAAGCACAAGGCCTGGACCTCGACACGCTGATCCACGAAGACGGCCCGGCGCAGATGGAAATCAACTTTCGCCACGGCGACGCGCTCGACCTGGCCGACCAGATCACCGTGTTCAAGCGCACCCTGCGCGAGGCCGCGCTCAAGCACAACGTGGCTGCCACCTTCATGGCCAAGCCGGTCGCCGACGAGCCGGGCAGTGCGATGCACCTGCACCAGAGCGTGGTGGATATCGCCACCGGCAAACCGGTGTTCGTCGATGCGCAGGGCAACAAGAGCCCGCTGTTCCTGAACCATATCGGTGGCCTGCAGAAGTACATCCCCAAGCTGCTGCCGATGTTTGCGCCCAACGTGAACTCGTTCCGCCGCTTCCTGCCGGACACTTCGGCCCCGGTGAACGTCGAGTGGGGCGAAGAAAACCGCACCGTCGGCCTGCGGGTGCCCACTTCCAGCCCCGAGGCGATGCGCGTGGAAAACCGCTTGCCTGGCGCCGATGCCAATCCATACCTGGCCATTGCCGCTAGTCTGTTGTGTGGCTACCTGGGCATGGTCGAGCAGATCGAACCGAGTGCGCCGGTCGAAGGGCGTGCCTACGAGCGTCGCAACCTGCGCCTGCCGTTCACCCTCGAAGATGCGCTGGCACGCATGGAGGACTGCGACACGGTCAAGCAGTACCTGGGCGACAAATTCGTGCGCGGCTACGTCGCGGTCAAACGCGCCGAGCACGAGAACTTCAAGCGGGTGATCAGTTCCTGGGAGCGTGAGTTCCTGCTGTTGAGCGTCTAA
- a CDS encoding polyamine ABC transporter substrate-binding protein, with amino-acid sequence MHLVKKLLPLALVAVFSSASQAAPTVSIYNWTDYIGETTLADFQAKTGIKPIYDVFDSNETLEGKLLAGRTGYDVVVPSNHFLARQVKAGAFLKLDRAQLPNFKNLDPKLLALLEKNDPGNAHSVPYLWGTNGIGYNVDKVKQVLGIDHIDSWAVLFEPENIKKLNQCGVAFLDSADELFPAILNYMGKDPRSENPEDYKQAEAKLLTLRPYITYFHSSKYISDLANGDICVAFGYSGDVFQAANRAKEAKNGVNIAYSIPKEGSNLWFDLLAIPADASNPKQAHAFINFLLDPEVIAKVSASVGYANANPAAKAFMDPELVNNPEVYPPQAVLDKLYISTTPTPATMRLMTRAWSKVKTNK; translated from the coding sequence ATGCATCTTGTGAAAAAGCTTCTCCCGCTGGCCCTGGTCGCCGTGTTCAGCAGTGCCAGCCAGGCGGCACCGACGGTCAGCATCTACAACTGGACCGACTACATCGGTGAAACCACCCTGGCCGACTTCCAGGCCAAGACCGGGATCAAGCCGATCTACGACGTGTTCGACTCCAACGAAACCCTGGAGGGCAAGTTGCTCGCCGGGCGCACCGGCTACGACGTGGTGGTGCCGTCCAACCACTTCCTGGCGCGCCAAGTAAAGGCCGGTGCGTTCCTGAAGCTTGACCGCGCGCAGTTGCCCAACTTCAAGAACCTCGACCCCAAGCTGCTCGCGCTGCTGGAAAAAAACGACCCGGGTAACGCGCACTCGGTGCCGTACCTGTGGGGCACCAATGGCATCGGCTACAACGTCGACAAGGTCAAGCAGGTGCTTGGCATCGACCATATCGACTCATGGGCGGTGCTGTTCGAACCCGAGAACATCAAGAAGCTCAACCAGTGCGGCGTGGCCTTCCTCGATTCGGCGGATGAGCTGTTCCCGGCGATCCTCAACTACATGGGCAAGGACCCGCGCAGCGAGAATCCCGAAGACTACAAACAGGCCGAGGCCAAGCTCCTGACGCTGCGCCCGTACATCACCTACTTCCATTCCTCCAAGTACATCTCGGACCTGGCCAACGGTGATATCTGCGTGGCCTTCGGTTATTCCGGCGACGTGTTCCAGGCGGCCAATCGCGCCAAGGAAGCCAAGAACGGCGTGAACATCGCCTACTCGATTCCCAAGGAAGGCTCGAACCTGTGGTTCGACCTGCTGGCGATTCCTGCCGACGCGAGCAACCCGAAGCAAGCCCACGCCTTTATCAACTTCCTGCTCGACCCTGAAGTGATCGCCAAGGTCAGCGCCTCGGTGGGTTATGCCAACGCCAACCCGGCGGCCAAGGCCTTCATGGACCCGGAGCTGGTGAACAACCCCGAGGTCTACCCACCGCAGGCGGTGCTCGACAAACTCTATATTTCCACCACGCCGACCCCGGCAACCATGCGCCTGATGACTCGCGCCTGGAGCAAAGTGAAGACCAATAAATGA